TCATGAATGGCGACTCATCCACACCAGGTGCTGGTGATGGTGTCCTCACAAAAGTATACCCGTTGTTGGCCTTTTTGTCTGACTCAAGGTAGAACGGGTTTGGCGTCTTCCTCAGATCCTCCAAATCATACTTCTTCGCTTTGTCGGGATCATGGTATGCCATCCCTCCTGGAGTGGTGCCTGCAACCGGTGCATACAGTATGGCAGCCTCTTCCTCCTTGGGCCTTGCATCATCAGCCATGGCTCTCCCATGTAACCTGGTGTTTGACTTGTCAATCTCCTTGGTCATCCCCTTGATCCGCTCTGCGCGCTCCTCTTCTGTGAGAGGCGCCTCTCCTCGGTCAGCAGGGTAGTACATGAGCAGGTTCTTCGCTGTGAACTTGGCGCCCTCCAATGTACTCGGTGGCTGCCCCGATGAACCATACCCATCTGTTATCCTGTCGCGCTTGGCGTCCTCCAACAAGGGTTTATTTGCTGCCTCGGCAGGCTCCAGGAGGTGGGCGTAACGCtcgtggcggcggtggttgaCCTTCTCGAGGATGCGCGAGAAGGACTCGTTGTCCTCGCTGGTGAAGCGGTTGAAGAAGCCGTCGAGGGAGAGCGCGGCCGCGacatcatcgtcctcctcctcctcaggggcgcccgcgccgccggcaacGGAGCCGGCGGGCGTGGTGAGGAAGGAGGGGGAGCGGAGCGcggtggaggtggccggcgtCGGGGTGGGCACGGGGCCCGTCCTCTggcgctggaggcggcggcggcggtcgaggATCTTGAGCTGCGCGTCCCGGAGAACGAGCGGATCGCGGGACCGCACGGCCTGGAGCCAGTCGAAGCGGTCCCGGAGGCGGGGGAGGTCCGGGAAGAAGTCCCGCTCGATGATGCGCTCGATGGCGGCGACGTAGGTGTCCTCGTCGAGCAcctccgggcggcggcgcttcgaggaggtggtggctgcggcggcggcggcggcggcggaggcggaggagggtgtCGGGGAGGGAGGGCGCGGGGTGGAAGGCGCGGGGGACGGTGATGGCGAGAGGTGACGGGGCGAGTGGCCCGGCGAGCGGAGCAtcgcagcggtggtggcggtggcggcggcggcggattaGGGTTAGGGATTCGAGAGGTCGGCCGATTGGGGATCGGAGAGGGGAAGGACCGAAGGAGTCGGGTTGTGTTTTGCTTGGAAGGCTCGGTGAGAGTTTGGGATATGTCGAGTTGTCGACAGTCGACACGACTGCTCTCAACTCAAGCCGTGAGTAGAGACGCCTGAGGCCTCGTTCGTTTCGGCCGGAACGGTCCGGAACGAGGCCCTGGTCCGGCTCGGAATAAATTTGGATCTCAATTGGAATCGTTGTTAGGTTGGCTAGGCTTTCCGGCTCGGTTTTCCCCTCACTCCATGGCCTGAAATGAAATCtcacctcctcccctccaaaCGAGGTCAATCCTATCCGCTTTCCGGAAGCTCATATGTTATATGGCTTCTGGTGTTTAAGATTCGTGCAAACATTTTTTATCCATCGGATGTATTTCATATTTCCAACTCTAACTCTCTCACCTTGTTGCTGTCGTGCcagtcgccgctgccgccgatgcCGTGCGCCCTACCACTGTTGCGCCGCCGTTGTTGCTGCTTCCGTCGTCGCTGCTGCTTCCACTGCCGTCACCGCCGGTGATGCGCcgttgatgaagaagaagctactaaatattatttttttgaaatgttgagttagatttaaaaaatgttgaatctagtttttgaaatgttgaatcaattttttttgaaatgttggAATAGTTCaggaaaaatgttgaaagtagttattttttttaaatttttttgaatgtagtatttttaaatgttAAACTATTCCtcagaaaatgttgaatgtagtcTTCGAAATGTTGAATTTATTTATCCATAAGTTTGGCTCGACGGACTTTAAAGTCATgtttcttagggggtgtttggatcctggagctcaagtttagttcgtgtcacatcggatattcggatgctaattaggaggactaaacatgagctaattacaaaactaattgcagaacccctatgctaaatcgcgagacgaatctattaagcctaattaatccatcattagcgaatgtttactgtagcatcatattgtcaaatcatggactaattaggcttaatggattcgtctcgcgatttagcctaggggttgtgaaattaattttataattaacctatatttaatacttctaattaatgtctaaacattcgatgggataggagctaaagtttagtcggGGATTCAAACACCCACCCATCCAAAGAGCGGGAGCACCCTCCAAACGAACCCACCCGCGAGACGACGACGCGAGGCGACGAGGCAGCGGCGCGGCACATCCCGACTGTGACTGGCTCCTGTCCGGGGTCCATCCTCTCCGCCACCTTCTCACCAGTAAGGCTCCGGCCTCTCTTCCTTCCCATCTCTCGTCCTCACGTTCTTGTTCTTGAGGTGGCTGGGAGTTGAGATCCGTAAAGTGGCTGGACGATCTGGTCTCTTGATTTGGTCGACCTAGGTGCAGAGTTGGGGCTGGGGGAAAATCGATCCATGAGCAGGCCGCAGCCTTTTGCGTTCGGTTTTGCACCGAGAGGGagatctcttttcttttccgtAGCTGCTGGATGCATTTGGAGTATAGGGCACAAACATGATCGATTGACAAATTTGTTTGTGTTCATAAGCTGCATGTCTACACTGCATTGTAGTAATTTGTTTATAGACACATGCCATTTATTCTAGTAATTTGTTTTGAAATGAAACGACTGGAGATGACTGATTCTAGTAATTTATTAAATTATTACTACCTTAAAAACTGACTGTAGTACAAACCTGTACAGATCAAGCAGCTGACAGCATAGTGAGATTTATATACCTTAAAAACTAGCAGTATGACAGCATAGCAGCTGATGGTTGTTTAAATGATGTACCCTTTAGCAAAGGGGTTCAATTTCAGTTGGACtccctttgttttcttttactaCTGATTTTTTCGCATATTCTCGGTAACTACTGACTTATGATCCCATTTTATAGTCATATCTCTCATGCTGTGCTGCACATCATGTTCTGCCTTCCTGTCGAGATGTGTGGCTTAGCCTGTAGTTATGGCTTTCAGAATCGTAATTAGGGGAATGGACCAATACTGAATTCATTTTTTTTGCGGGTGACCAATACTGAATTCATGACGACAACATATGTCCCCTCCCTTTTAAAACTAACCTAGAGATGAGATAAGCACATGCCTTCAGTTTGTTTATATTTTCTCACATGTTGCTTGTATTGTGCATTACGGTATCACCTTCAGTGGTCACCCTCACGCCTCAGACCTCAACTACACAGTCTTTGAAGAATTCATACAGAGTAGCTGTAAAATTTGTCCTTCTGCTAACACAGAAAAGTTTCTTTTGCTCAGTGTTTAAAACATCAAAATAGTTGTCAGGGTTTAAATGAAAAGATTAAACTCAGTCTCCCAAATTTTTGTCAACTATAAGTTATGTGAAGTCACAGTTTTAATAAATAAAGTAATTTCTGGTCAGCTATCATGGTTAATAAAAAGCAAACAGTATGCATTTCTCATACCTTTTCTTGTTACTTGTAGATCCCCAATGATAATGTGGCAGTGTTTGCAATTAGGGATAGCAACAAAACAGGGAATGTGGCAGTCCTGACTAACACTCATCGAGTACACATGAAGATTCATTTCATTTGATTGCTCCTAAGTCTTCAGCATGGAAACTTAATTGAAACTGCAAGTTGTCTCACTTTGGTGTTTGGTCACACCTTAAACTAACTTGACAATGAAAACGTGATAGCACAAGAAATACGTAAAGACATCCGCTACTTTAAGGGACAACTAAATGGTCCTCCCCGCCTTAACCAAGCTAACTGAAAAAAGAATGTCACACACTTGGTTTATAATTGATATCTTCTACTTTAAGGGACACCTAAAAGCATTACAAACTTACATCCATATAGTCCGGCCTGTTACCTATACTATGTTGAGTAACTTGTGGCACTTGCAGACATGTTGAACTGGAACCTAGAACATTTTACAGTCGAATACAGACAGATAGGTTGATGCCCCGTGACAACGAGGGTCACATATTTCATACAGTCTTGTCCAATCTTTTATACAGCCCtggtagagaactgaccttccatccaaccccttttatcccggttaataTTGGGCCCGTGACAAAAGTAGCTTTAGTCCTCGGTCAAAAACGTGCCCCCGAAGGCCACCGCGGGGggagagctttagtcccggttgtaaacaccaaccgggactaaagaccctcctttaatcccggttaaaaCGACTAGAAATATCGTAGCGGGGggccaaccggaacaaaagggggttcttttatcctggttggaaattccaactgggacaaaaggggggaagttccaaccgggacaaaagaatccccttttgtcccggttggaatttccaaccgggacaaaacatctaaccgggactaaagggggagccttttgtcccggttgaaactTTTAACCGAGACTTTGAAACTTTCAACCGAAACAAAAAagtcccggttgaaattttCAACCGAGATAAAATGTCCCCACGCGCCCCTCCCCCAACCTCCTCCTTATCTttctctccccctcctctccccaggcaccttatcctcttcctcctctttctcccctcctcttctccttctccttatcctcttccttctctaTCTCTCCTCCTCATCTCCCAGGCAAGCTGCGGGTGAGCGGGCTCCGGCGCAGGcgccgctgcccctccccttccccctgccccttcccttccccctctgctcgcccctcactggcaatAAGGAGCAGCAACGGGGCGAGAGCGGGTGGCGGCAtgcgggggagcggcggcgggtgggcggagtagagccgaggcggaggccggtggcggcggcggggcggaggtggagcgggaccggaggcaggcggcgggcggaggcagaggggcggcggcaggcggtggAGGGGCGGAGGCAGGCGGCGAAGGGTGGCGTGGGAGCCGAGGCAGGCGGCACGGGAGCCGAGGCAGGCGGAGGACGCCCAAtgctttttttattctttttttcaaaagattttagttccggttggtaaccGGGACTATAGGGGGatgaccgggactaaagatcccttttgtctcgaaaaatTTATCCTGGATGGCTTTTAGAGAGATTTGaggcctaccaaccgggactaaagctaaGTTTTCTACTGGTGATAACCTTTATAAGTTGATGCTAAAACGAGAAGGTAGGCCTACAGAAGAGCTTTCAGTTCGAGGACATTCATGGGTCAATGCTTGGTTGCATGGAAGCATACACACAGAAGTAAATATGATTGGGGGCCAGCTACTACAAAGTACAAAATCTGCATGAATTTCACTATCAGGCGTGTGGTTCAACCCCTACTTTTTGTTTCATCTTAACTTATTTTTGGTTCAGGTTACCTATTTGGTCTATGAACTTTAAGAATGTACTACTTTTGGTAGGTGTTACATGCAAATGCAGTGTTGGTTCTTAATCTGTGTAACCAAAGGCTAGTTCAGTACTTAAGTTCTAATTTGCATTTCGTTTGCCATGCAGATTGCTAAGCCTGGtgtgaaaaaagaagaacaagtaaCCAAAACATGGTCCAAGGCGCCTGTCGATACTCATGGTTCAAgctttttatttatgttgccACAGTTTTGAGACTTGTAGTTGGATTTAAACTTGTTAGGCATGTGTTTTGATTCCATCTGTTGAACTTGTAATTCAGTTGCATACTTATTTGCTATGGTAGTCATACCTCTTACTGAACAAGTCTGTATTCTGTATGCAAAGTTGATTCTGTATGCTTTGCGCGGTTTGAGGCTAATGCTCAATCTGTTGCAAACTCTGTACGCTCTGCCAACATGCATGGGATTGACCTGGATTGATTCATCTGTGCCAGATGGATTGACCTATTCAGTTTGAGTGGATTGGTAGGATTTAATCTTCCCCGAATTGAGTGACACAGGTGAAATCATTCAAATCGGGCCTGGAACAAACCGAGTCTGGAAGTAATTCTGACCGGAATCCAATCCGGCACTGCCGAACGAGGCCTGAGTATACAGCGAAATACCTTCCTAGGCGGATAGCAAGTGGATAGCTACCAAACCAAACTGACGTCCAAATGTTCTACTCTATCTACGAATTTACAATTTATGATACTATAGTATGAAAATCATTTTAATCACCTATTGGTTAGGAAAAGAAAAGCAGATCATTTTGACCTTCGAATTATTTGAGCCGTCAACTCTATAACCAATTAACTTTGATCCTCGAACTATCAAAACCGTACAATTTTTCATCCTTGAGCTTGTATAAAGGAAATTTGTGGCTTACGAGCCAGTAGAATTAGTATATAGGATAGTTGTATCATATGATTTGATGAGAGAATGTTGATCATACATGTTAGtcttttatttttatctttttttaaggTAGCTTCAATAAACTTTACTCTTAGAAACGATCCAAAAGGAGGACCCATTCCTAATGAGCCATTCAAGACGTGACTCGTGCTCACTTATGCCCCCTTTTCTATGTACCGACCTATATGCTGATAAATTTCTTATTGCAGGTATTGTCCGTCCACGACGATTAAACCACACGTACTGGTCATCCATGGcaattaaacaacatgcatgcatgctttctCCCACCCCTTACATCTTTCAAGCTTTTTTACATCAACATTAGCATACCATCCATCTCTACatccataaaaaaaaattcatccgTGACAACCTCCCTTAGCACAGGCAAAGCCATTTAGCCCATATAGATGGGAATGCAAGTAGACTCAAACTTAAATTCACCTTTATGTTCTGGCTGAGTGTTTAAACTTATTCCTAAATCCTAACCCTTCTCATACTTGCACCTTCATGGCCTATATTGGTGTTGGGATCTTCTAGAAACCTCCTAGATCGAGATTATTGCATTTGGACACATGATTGAGATACGGATAATGCCAATCAGCATTGGACCAAATAGGACATTCTGACTTTCATCTTTTCGCGTGTATGCTTCCTGTATTGTTCTAATTATAGTCCAAATTAAAATTATTCAAAATATCCCACTTTATCTTGAAAAACCTTCCCGTAAAATATCAATATAATATAAACACAAGACATAAATGAATATGTAGTTACATCGTATATTAGTGCAAACTAATCAATAATGTCACTAAAAAGGAGTAGTAAAATGTTTGGAATAGCGCGTCAACATCTACCAACATTACTGGAGTTTGTGTGCATATGTGACACTACTCGAACATAAGTAGTCTAGTAGGCCTGCTAGTGGGGCGGGGCAAATCGGGATTTCGGGTCGGGTTCTTGCGTGGGGGTTCATTTATATGGGTAGTTGCGGGTTTAGAGGCCAGCGGGTCGAGGCGGGGTGGGGAGCTGCATTTGTGGGTCGGGGCGGGTTAGAACACCCACTCCCGTCAACGGGGCACCTAGACTCCTCGGCTCCACGCGCAGCGGCTCACGGGCATCTAGGACGCCAGGACGGGCGCAAGGATGGGGGCGCAAGAAGAAGCGACACCGCTGCCGACCGCTGGCGCCA
Above is a genomic segment from Setaria viridis chromosome 4, Setaria_viridis_v4.0, whole genome shotgun sequence containing:
- the LOC117852996 gene encoding uncharacterized protein, encoding MLRSPGHSPRHLSPSPSPAPSTPRPPSPTPSSASAAAAAAAATTSSKRRRPEVLDEDTYVAAIERIIERDFFPDLPRLRDRFDWLQAVRSRDPLVLRDAQLKILDRRRRLQRQRTGPVPTPTPATSTALRSPSFLTTPAGSVAGGAGAPEEEEDDDVAAALSLDGFFNRFTSEDNESFSRILEKVNHRRHERYAHLLEPAEAANKPLLEDAKRDRITDGYGSSGQPPSTLEGAKFTAKNLLMYYPADRGEAPLTEEERAERIKGMTKEIDKSNTRLHGRAMADDARPKEEEAAILYAPVAGTTPGGMAYHDPDKAKKYDLEDLRKTPNPFYLESDKKANNGYTFVRTPSPAPGVDESPFMTWGEIDGTPLRLDPDETPGGSGGSETVHFKIPPPPARDVKAHLLSRDAARKIKERSKIFHKPPLPSPVRGGSASPRTLSPAAQKFVRNAISKSAKSSNTIDESLRASYRGSTPSGSTPKTRFSRDPGLGSRSPSTSDPDARFVYISRKTRGVLFVQVRKKGELS